The window GGTCAGAAGCATCTAAAAATTCCAACTGGTGTGTGGCATAAATGATAGTTTTATTATGTAGATGTTGGATTAGGCATTTCTGCAATATGATGAAGGGTTGTAGCACATCAATAAGAGCAACTCGattactggaaaaaaaaaatcgaTAAAAGTAGGATGTAGTACTTGCCTTGAACATATGAGCTCCAGTTTGTGCATCAACAGCACTGAAAGGGTCATCTAGTATATAGATGTCTGAATCACTATAAATAGCTCTTGCCAACTGAATTCTCTGTTTTTGTCCACCACTTAGGTTCATGCCTCTTTCTCCTACCGAATTTAGATCTCCATCAACCCACATCTCAATGTCACGTTTCAAAGCACATCGTTCCACGATATCATCATAACGAGCCTTATTCATTTCCTTGCCAAAAAGAACATTGTCTCTAACAGTGCCCGTCTGAATCCAGGCACTTTGTGGTACAAATGCCTTTGAACCATTAGTCTTAATACTAGATCCAGAAATCCTAGGAATCTCTCCCATAATACTACAGAGTAAGCTTGACTTTCCCGATCCCACTGAACCACAGATTGCCACTTTCCACCCTTTCATGATCCTGATTTTCTCGGTTATCTTAATCGTTGATTTCTTCGACTCATCTGTGCCCCAAGCATACTCTCCTGGCTCAAGTTCAATTGCCACTTCAGATGTATTATAAGGAGTAAGATAGCTTGTTAACTTCTTTTGATCTTCCTCTCTCATGAAGTCTTGAATCCTATCAACTGAAACCTTTGTCTGTGCAATCATGGAAATGAGTTCGGGCAAGTTGTAGATTGGTTCTTGTAGTATCCTGAAAGTTGCTAgtgctgagagaactgctcctgaTGTTAATGGTGTTTTTAACATGATACAGACACCAAAGGTTGCAACTGAAACTAGTGTTGGTGAAGCCCAAAAGAGGAAAGCCACAGCAGAACATGTATAAAGGTATCTCTTAAGCCAACCTCTCTCATTTTCTCTAAGTTGAAGCAGCTTCTTGAAGAAAGTGGACTCCCATGAGTGCAGTTTCAACACTCTCATGCTTTTCAAGGTCTCTGAAGTGGATTTAATTCGCACGTCCTTCGCTTCCATTATCTTTGAGTGGAGCTGTTCTTGCATATTGGCAAGCGGTGTGTTGCTTACCATCACGAATATGGTCGAAAGAAAAGCAGCAGCAGAGGGAGCAGCACCCAAATTCTTGTACAAGATAACCAGGGCAAGTATAACCTGAACAGGAAGCAGCCAAACTCCGTGAATATACCAGCAGAAATCCCCAATTCTCTCAACATCAACATTGATGAAGTTTATGATCTTTCCATCTCTTGTACCGCCATACTTGATCGACAAAGTTCTTTTATATATCAATGCCATCAGAGCTGCTCTCACTCGAACACCAATCCGGTGAGCTCCAAAGTACCATTGCCTTTGGGACAGTGACTCAATTGTTTTGGCAAAGAAAAAGATGAAGGCTAAAGTCATTCCTTCTTGCCAATTGGAATCATCTTTCTTTTCAGACAAAAATTTTACAAAGCTTGTTATTAGGAAAGGACCAGTATAGGATGCAATTGTGTTGACTCCTGGCAAAACAAAAACAGAAGCATGTAGTTACAAGGCATTTGGGCATAACTTCACACCAAGTTACAAGGCATTTGTTCATAATTTCAACTTCAACTTGAAATAGTGGATTTTGAAGTCGGAGTATTTATTTCAAGTGAAATAATAGTTTTCGCTCACAAAAGAAAATATTGTCTGCTTAATTGGGTAATGAATTACCTGCAAAGAGTGCATTATAGGCAAGTGGTCTCCAAATCATGTGGAGTATGGCATCAGGGAGGGAGAAATCAGTAGTTTTCTTTGTCCGAAGCGCGTCTTCCAACAAAGAAGAAGCTTCAATGGAACTCTCAGAATTAGGAATTGAAGGTATGTGTTCTACTCTCAGCTTTTCCTCATGACCCTTGTTGAATAGTGGATTAAGCCACAAGAATGTGAGTTGGCTCCAAATGCCAGCATTAGAAAATGCATCATCATGCTTAGAAACATGTCTATTTACTTCTTTCTGAAGAAATGGCTGTTCAATTTCATTGTATTTCTTGGCTGAACAATTAGGCAGGGCATTGAAACATAGGAGAATTGACAGTGGTAGGGAAGCAAAATCAATTATATTTGTCTTGGGCAGAAAAGGTGGGGCTTTTGTATAAATATTATAATGGTTGAGAAGATGAAGTGAGACTAATAATATATCAAAAATACTTGAAAAGACCCACCATATAACGAGTAATAATGGCCACCTTTTCTCTCTGTTTAAGGAATAGATTGCAATTGCACTTGACAGACTCCATGTCATGACTGAAAAAACAGACTCTTCAAACACAAAAGTTTTCAACTTCCAGAATTCATGGAAACAGAATCCCAAGTAAGCAAGGGCTATTGACAAATTCAATAAAATTGTAATCTTGCTGAATAATGTTGGCTGCCTTTTTTCTGCACCTCTATTTTTCTTGAAAAGAAAAAGATGTACCAAAAACCATATGAGTAACAGCAAGAAAAATGCCACATTGATTAGCCTCAGAGTGATGTCCATCTTGGTTGAAACCACTGCGCAAGTCTTAGCCCTCAAAacctataaataaataaataaataagacaaAGTTATGTCAAAAAAGACCAAAGCATTAAAACGCAAACACCAAATATCCAAAGAGAATTGAATTGGTACTTATAAAAACAAAATACAATGCAAGTAGAGAAAAGCAGACCTATCAAAAGTACTATGAAGAGAAAGCACGTGCCCCTTTGAAAAGTTGGTGGAATGATGATGAATAGGGAATCAAACACAATGGTGAATGAAATTATGGATAGATAGAGTtgtgttttattttatttatttattattgcttaTACGTATGTAATATAATTAAAGATTACAGTAACAAGTGCAATCAATCCAATAGAAAAATTCTGTATTGAGGATTTGTCTATGAAATCTCTTCTGTGGAGTCTGCCAAATTTTCCGCTCACTTAAATTTTTTAGTATATGTGTAAATTACTATTAGCGTTTtgtcctttttttaaaaa is drawn from Nicotiana tomentosiformis chromosome 12, ASM39032v3, whole genome shotgun sequence and contains these coding sequences:
- the LOC104095046 gene encoding putative ABC transporter C family member 15, whose translation is MDITLRLINVAFFLLLLIWFLVHLFLFKKNRGAEKRQPTLFSKITILLNLSIALAYLGFCFHEFWKLKTFVFEESVFSVMTWSLSSAIAIYSLNREKRWPLLLVIWWVFSSIFDILLVSLHLLNHYNIYTKAPPFLPKTNIIDFASLPLSILLCFNALPNCSAKKYNEIEQPFLQKEVNRHVSKHDDAFSNAGIWSQLTFLWLNPLFNKGHEEKLRVEHIPSIPNSESSIEASSLLEDALRTKKTTDFSLPDAILHMIWRPLAYNALFAGVNTIASYTGPFLITSFVKFLSEKKDDSNWQEGMTLAFIFFFAKTIESLSQRQWYFGAHRIGVRVRAALMALIYKRTLSIKYGGTRDGKIINFINVDVERIGDFCWYIHGVWLLPVQVILALVILYKNLGAAPSAAAFLSTIFVMVSNTPLANMQEQLHSKIMEAKDVRIKSTSETLKSMRVLKLHSWESTFFKKLLQLRENERGWLKRYLYTCSAVAFLFWASPTLVSVATFGVCIMLKTPLTSGAVLSALATFRILQEPIYNLPELISMIAQTKVSVDRIQDFMREEDQKKLTSYLTPYNTSEVAIELEPGEYAWGTDESKKSTIKITEKIRIMKGWKVAICGSVGSGKSSLLCSIMGEIPRISGSSIKTNGSKAFVPQSAWIQTGTVRDNVLFGKEMNKARYDDIVERCALKRDIEMWVDGDLNSVGERGMNLSGGQKQRIQLARAIYSDSDIYILDDPFSAVDAQTGAHMFKKCLIQHLHNKTIIYATHQLEFLDASDLILVMKDGRIVQSGKYNELITDPDGELLRHMVAHSKSLDQVNPSQKCSCMAKSKHQNNQIEVEESFEDLTCDNKILGRTEQEDAVSGRVKWQVYSTFVTSAYKGALVLPVLLCQVLFQGLQMASNYWIAWGTEEEGRVTRERLIGIFVLMSGGSSFFILGRAVMLSTIAIETAQKLYVGMITSIFRAPLSFFDSTPSSRILNRSSTDQSIVDTDIPYRLAGLAFALIQLLSIVVLMSHVAWQIFFLFLLILAISMWYQAYYITTARELARMIGIQKAPILHHFSESLTGVATIRCFNQEDRFLNKNLKLIDNYSRVAFHNSATMEWLCVRINFLFNLIFFFLLVILANLPRKAIDPSLAGLAATYGLNLNVLQAWVIWNLCNVENKMISVERILQFSNVPSEAPLIIEKSRPEPNWPLKGRIEMKDLHVQYSPDLPRVLKGITCTFPEGKKIGVVGRTGSGKSTLIQALFRVVEPSEGCILIDGIDISRIGLEDLRSRLSIIPQDPTLFQGTIRTNLDPLQQHSDHDIWEVLHKCHLAEIVKQDPRLLDAPVAEDGENLSVGQRQIVCLARVLLQKRRILVLDEATASVDTETDNVIQKTIREETYGCTVITVAHRIPTVIDNDLVLVLGEGKILEFDTPDQLLRNSSSAFSNLVTEFLRRSSKG